A single region of the Raphanus sativus cultivar WK10039 chromosome 1, ASM80110v3, whole genome shotgun sequence genome encodes:
- the LOC108821674 gene encoding phosphatidylinositol 4-kinase alpha 1-like isoform X1 — translation MEALTEICEIIEQNPINFSENLVWICRQCPHESASVSRSHLNAVLAVARIISSNVDTSEDHGKLAVLDFLLHAVPNSFRRSFWPCSYTLESISEFYCTFLGYVSRTSLEFGSKVVEIAGEALVSGGDDVEVDGAISRAFLVALSQIGFPSIQQSDGDKLITMLLHRFSPDLDVARNASCSGGSFEEESIESLEKREVTFKLMAHVFDKAKLDSKLHDKASSIARRQLQSMSAFLKSRKRDWDDQDPLLKARVDAKLLVYQAAAKMKIKSLVSLETDGKAYKKLAMETLTLVFDAAEACLTSVWRKMKACEELFISLLSGIAEMAVAKGRCSPNGLFVRLKLLVLAVCAQPDTWVRNKRNIFESVSKICCEIIESGWAKDRALVNTFIVGLASRIHEKNDYDEQVGREKENLTVPLHVIQLLTDISVAVKKPEVADMVFPFFIESLEEGDTSTPGSLRLQLLDAVSRIATLGFENSYRETVVLMTRSYLNKISTVGSEERKISEPKSRTKHPETLAAGFLTIAKGLINTKLRADYRHRLLSLCSDVSLATESKSGGTGAADMLGPLLPAVAEICSDFDPTSNVEPSLLKLFRNLWFYIALFGLAPPMVKPQPVGGPYMWNTQWSLDVQRISQGTPPLVVSSVKWLEDELELNALRNSDSSLVRNKKVASTQRTALSIALGGRVDVSALNTISGVKATYLLAVAVLEIIRFTSNGGILNRVSSVSASRSAFSCVFEYLKSPNLTPAVSQCLTAIVHRAFQAAVSWLEDRISLTGKDNSICETTINAHACFLIKNMSQRDEHIRDISVNLLNQIRDKFPQVLWSSSCLDSLLLSGHDNAPSMVVNDPAWTAAVRYLYQKVVREWINISLSYAPCTIQGLLQDKLCKANILQRTQTTTDVVSLLNEIKIRTGKNKIWSGAETENIPAVMAAAVAASGENLKASEAFNLEILGTGFVSAMYKCKHTGQIAGLVRLESSIGSETLINSSVRSLQQIVNTCKNGGATDKSQFRETCSHATAVLLSNLQAGEPKTDIKGFSRLLRLLCWCPAYILTPDAMETGVFIWTWLVSAAPQLGSLVLAELVDAWTWTVVSKRGLFASDVGYYGPAAKLKPQLAPGEPEDPPDCDPVDQIVAHRLWLGFFIDRFEVIRHNSVDQLLLFGRLLQRNTSLDWCFTHHPAATGTFFALMLLGLKFCSCQKQSNMHKFRHGLELLEDRIYRASLGWFARQPEWYDVNMPNFCQSEAQSVSIFAQFLLNDRTDFSKSDSKGRAYENGKLTELIDQHHPVLGKMDNYAVGKEKRKQLLLVLCQRESDRLDAWAQPISLKDSPYSRLKVSSGEWAELAKTAFLVDPRIAISLVSRFPANIALKSEVTQLVQAHIGDLRTIPEALPYFLTPKTVEVNSVLLQQLPHWAACSITQALEFLTPNYKGHPRVMAYVLRVLESYPPERVTFFMPQLVQSLRYDEGRLVEGYLLRAAHRNDIFAHILIWHLQGESFQETVKDGASDKNASFQAILSEVRQHIIDGFTPKALDLFSREFDFFEKVTSISGALFSLPKEERRAGIRRELEKIKMQGEDLYLPTAPNKLVKGIKIDSGIPLQSAAKVPIMITFNVVDRDGNHNDVKPQACIFKVGDDCRQDVLALQVISLLRDIFEAVGLNLYLFPYGVLPTGAGRGIIEVVPNTRSRSQMGESTDGGLYEIFQQEFGPVGSPSFETARGNFLTSSAGYAVASLLLQPKDRHNGNLLFDNMGWLVHIDFGFIFETSPGGNMRFESAHFKLSHEMTQLLDPSGDMKSETWNQFLSLCVQGYLAARRYMEGIISTVEMMVESGLPCFSRGDPIEKLRKRFHPEMSEREAAQFMIHVCTDAYNKWTTFGYDLIQYLQQGIEK, via the exons ATGGAGGCGTTAACGGAGATATGCGAAATCATAGAGCAAAATCCGATCAACTTCTCGGAGAATCTCGTTTGGATTTGCCGACAGTGTCCCCACGAATCAGCCAGCGTCTCTCGGAGTCATCTCAACGCTGTTTTGGCCGTCGCTCGGATCATCTCCAGTAACGTCGACACATCCGAGGATCACGGCAAACTCGCCGTCCTCGATTTCCTCCTCCACGCTGTTCCGAACTCGTTCCGCCGCTCTTTCTGGCCATGCTCGTACACGCTGGAGTCGATTTCGGAATTCTACTGCACCTTCCTAGGTTACGTTTCGCGTACGTCACTTGAATTTGGGAGTAAGGTTGTGGAGATTGCAGGGGAGGCCTTGGTTTCAGGTGGTGATGACGTGGAGGTGGATGGAGCGATCTCTAGGGCTTTCTTGGTTGCTCTTTCTCAGATTGGGTTCCCATCGATTCAACAGTCTGATGGAGATAAGCTGATCACAATGCTGCTCCATCGGTTTAGTCCCGACCTTGACGTAGCGAGGAATGCGTCATGTAGTGGAGGCTCTTTTGAGGAGGAGTCCATCGAGAGTTTGGAGAAGCGAGAGGTTACTTTCAAGTTGATGGCTCATGTTTTTGATAAAGCCAAGCTTGATTCTAAGCTCCATGATAAGGCGAGTTCTATAGCTAGGAGGCAGCTTCAGTCCATGTCAGCATTTCTCAAG TCAAGAAAGCGGGACTGGGATGACCAAGATCCACTTCTGAAAGCTAGAGTGGATGCCAAACTGTTAGTTTATCAGGCTGCAGCTAAAATGAAAATCAAGAGTCTTGTGTCGCTTGAAACAGACGGAAAGGCATATAAGAAGCTGGCTATGGAGACTCTTACATTGGTGTTTGATGCTGCAGAAGCTTGCTTGACATCTGTGTGGCGTAAAATGAAGGCCTGCGAAGAACTGTTCATATCTCTGCTTTCTGGGATTGCGGAAATGGCAGTCGCAAAGGGAAGATGTTCACCAAATGGGCTGTTTGTCCGACTGAAACTACTGGTGCTAGCTGTCTGCGCGCAG CCTGATACTTGGGTGAGAAATAAGAGGAATATCTTTGAGAGCGTATCTAAAATCTGCTGTGAGATTATTGAATCTGGTTGGGCCAAGGATCGAGCTTTAGTGAACACCTTCATCGTGGGTTTAGCTTCAAGGATTCATGAAAAGAATGATTACGACGAGCAG GTTGGTAGAGAGAAGGAAAACCTTACTGTACCGCTGCATGTTATTCAGCTGCTTACTGATATCAGCGTTGCTGTTAAAAAGCCTGAAGTAGCGGACATGGTTTTCCCCTTTTTTATTGAAAGCCTAGAAGAGGGTGATACTTCAACTCCTGGCTCATTGCGACTCCAA CTTCTTGATGCTGTATCTCGGATAGCAACATTAGGATTTGAGAATTCCTACCGCGAGACAGTAGTTTTGATGACTAGAAGTTACTTGAACAAAATATCAACGGTGGGATCTGAGGAAAGAAAAATATCAGAACCAAAATCTAgaactaagcatccagag ACTCTTGCTGCAGGCTTTCTTACAATTGCTAAGGGCCTTATCAATACAAAACTTCGTGCTGACTATCGCCACCGCCTGCTCTCCTTATGTTCGGATGTAAGCCTCGCTACTGAGTCTAAAAGTGGAGG GACCGGTGCTGCAGACATGTTAGGTCCTCTTCTTCCTGCCGTTGCGGAAATATGTTCAGATTTCGATCCTACTTCAAATGTGGAACCATCACTTTTGAAACTGTTTCGCAATCTGTGGTTCTATATAGCCCTCTTTGGCTTAGCGCCTCCTATGGTTAAACCTCAACCTGTAGGAGGGCCTTACATGTGGAACACTCAGTGGTCTCTTGATGTTCAGAGGATTTCTCAGGGCACTCCTCCCCTT GTCGTCAGTTCTGTAAAATGGCTTGAAGACGAATTGGAGCTCAATGCGCTTCGTAATTCTGATAGTTCTCTAGTAAGGAATAAGAAAGTAGCTTCAACCCAGAGAACTGCTCTTTCAATTGCCTTGGGTGGTCGAGTTGACGTTTCAGCACTGAACACTATCTCAG GGGTGAAGGCTACGTATCTACTTGCAGTAGCCGTTTTGGAGATTATACGTTTTACTAGCAATGGGGGTATCCTTAATCGTGTCTCAAGTGTGTCTGCATCTCGAAGTGCCTTCAGTTGTGTCTTCGAATACCTGAAATCACCAAACCTCACTCCTGCTGTTTCTCAGTGTTTGACAGCAATTGTGCATAGAGCCTTTCAAGCAGCAGTATCATGGCTG GAAGATCGGATATCTCTTACTGGGAAAGATAATAGTATTTGTGAAACGACTATAAATGCACATGCATGCTTCCTCATAAAGAATATGTCACAGAGAGATGAACACATTCGAGATATCTCAGTGAACCTGTTGAATCAGATCAGGGACAAGTTTCCCCAG GTCCTCTGGAGCTCCTCTTGTCTGGATAGTTTGCTATTATCTGGTCATGACAATGCACCTTCAATGGTTGTCAACGATCCTGCTTGGACTGCTGCCGTTCGATATTTATACCAAAAAGTTGTTCGAGAATGGATCAATATATCACTTTCATATGCTCCATGCACTATTCAGGGCTTGCTTCAG GATAAACTGTGTAAGGCAAACATATTGCAGCGAACACAAACTACAACTGATGTGGTTTCTCTTCTAAATGAGATAAAGATCAGAACtgggaaaaataaaatttggtcTGGAGCAGAAACAGAAAATATTCCAGCTGTGATGGCTGCAGCAGTTGCAGCGTCTGGGGAAAATTTAAAAGCTTCTGAAGCCTTTAACTTGGAGATACTTGGTACTGGTTTCGTTAGTGCAATGTATAAGTGTAAGCACACCGGACAAATTGCTGGCTTGGTAAGATTGGAAAGCAGTATTGGCAGTGAAACGTTGATAAACAGTTCTGTGCGGAGCCTTCAACAAATTGTTAATACTTGTAAGAATGGAGGAGCTACTGACAAATCGCAATTTAGAGAAACTTGTTCTCATGCAACTGCAGTACTGCTGTCAAATCTA CAGGCTGGTGAACCTAAAACAGATATCAAGGGATTTTCTCGTTTACTGCGTCTCCTTTGCTGGTGTCCGGCTTATATATTAACTCCAGATGCTATGGAAACTGGAGTATTCATTTGGACCTGGTTGGTTTCTGCTGCTCCACAACTGGGATCTCTTGTTCTTGCCGAACTTGTTGATGCATGGACATGGACAGTTGTTTCAAAACGAGGACTATTTGCATCTGATGTGGGATACTATGGCCCAGCTGCAAAATTAAAGCCCCAACTTGCCCCTGGAGAACCAGAAGATCCACCTGATTGTGACCCTGTTGATCAAATAGTCGCTCACAGACTATGGCTTGGATTTTTTATAGACCGCTTTGAG GTGATTCGACATAATAGCGTGGATCAACTCTTGTTGTTTGGTCGGCTGTTACAACGGAATACAAGTCTTGACTGGTGCTTTACCCACCACCCGGCAGCGACTGGTACCTTTTTTGCTTTGATGCTCCTTGGACTGAAGTTCTGCTCATGCCAAAAACAAAGCAATATGCATAAATTTAGACATGGACTTGAACTGCTGGAAGATCGAATCTACAG GGCTTCTTTAGGATGGTTTGCTCGTCAACCAGAGTGGTACGATGTAAACATGCCGAACTTTTGTCAGAGTGAGGCTCAATCTGTGTCAATTTTCGCTCAGTTTTTGTTAAACGATCGAACAGATTTTAGCAAATCTGATTCCAAAGGCAGAGCTTATGAAAACGGAAAATTAACTGAATTG ATTGATCAGCATCATCCTGTCTTGGGTAAAATGGACAACTATGCAGTGGGAAAGGAGAAGAGGAAGCAACTGCTTCTTGTTCTTTGCCAACGTGAATCTGATAGGCTCGACGCTTGGGCACAGCCTATTAGTTTAAA GGACAGTCCATATTCCCGCTTAAAAGTAAGCTCTGGGGAATGGGCTGAACTTGCTAAAACTGCCTTTTTAGTGGATCCAAGGATTGCTATATCATTAGTATCAAGATTTCCAGCAAATATTGCTTTGAAATCCGAAGTTACTCAGCTAGTTCAG GCTCATATTGGAGATCTTCGTACAATTCCTGAGGCATTGCCATATTTTCTCACACCTAAAACAGTTGAAGTGAACTCAGTGCTGTTGCAGCAGCTGCCACACTGGGCTGCTTGTTCAATTACACAAGCTCTTGAGTTCCTCACTCCTAATTATAAGGGCCATCCGCGTGTCATGGCATATGTCCTGCGAGTTTTAGAGTCCTACCCCCCTGAGCGAGTCACTTTCTTTATGCCACAATTGGTGCAGTCTCTGCGCTATGATGAAGGG AGGCTGGTTGAAGGGTATCTTCTCAGAGCTGCCCACAGAAATGACATATTTGCTCATATCCTCATTTGGCATTTGCAG GGTGAGTCTTTTCAGGAAACAGTGAAAGATGGTGCTTCCGATAAG AATGCATCATTCCAAGCAATCTTGTCAGAGGTTCGACAGCATATCATCGATGGTTTTACTCCCAAGGCCTTGGACTTGTTCAGTAGAGAGTTTGACTTCTTTGAAAAGGTTACATCTATTTCTGGGGCATTATTTTCTCTTCCAAAAGAAGAACGAAGAGCTGGTATCAGGAG AGAGTTGGAGAAAATCAAAATGCAAGGCGAAGACCTTTACTTACCTACGGCTCCTAACAAGCTTGTTAAGGGTATCAAGATAGACAGTGGTATACCCCTTCAATCAGCAGCCAAAGTGCCTATCATGATAACTTTTAACGTTGTCGATCGTGATGGTAACCATAATGATGTGAAACCACAGGCTTGTATTTTCAAG GTTGGAGATGATTGTCGACAAGATGTTCTTGCCCTTCAAGTGATATCTCTTCTTAGAGACATATTTGAAGCGGTTGGTCTTAATCTTTATTTATTTCCATATGGAGTACTTCCAACTGGGGCTGGAAGGGGGATCATTGAG GTAGTACCAAATACACGAAGCAGAAGTCAAATGGGTGAATCAACGGACGGCGGCTTGTATGAGATCTTTCAACAGGAGTTCGGACCAGTAGGCTCACCCTCCTTTGAAACAGCACGAGGCAATTTCCTCACCAGCAGTGCTGGTTATGCGGTGGCGAGTCTTTTACTCCAGCCCAAAGATAGACACAACGGCAATCTCCTCTTCGACAA CATGGGATGGCTTGTTCACATTGACTTTGGTTTCATTTTCGAAACTTCACCTGGTGGAAACATGCGTTTCGAGAGCGCACATTTCAAACTGAGCCACGAGATGACACAGTTGCTTGATCCATCTGGTGATATGAAGAGCGAAACTTGGAATCAGTTTCTCAG CTTGTGTGTTCAGGGTTACCTGGCTGCTCGCCGGTACATGGAGGGGATCATCAGTACAGTAGAAATGATGGTGGAGAGTGGACTGCCTTGTTTCAGCAGAGGAGATCCAATTGAGAAACTTCGCAAGAGGTTTCATCCGGAGATGAGTGAGCGTGAAGCCGCACAGTTCATGATCCATGTCTGTACCGATGCCTACAACAAATGGACCACGTTTGGTTACGACTTGATACAGTATCTGCAACAAGGCATCGAGAAGTAA